Proteins encoded together in one Thermodesulfovibrionales bacterium window:
- the nth gene encoding endonuclease III gives MSDFAIQRVWPLLKKQVSDLSVPWLDVVAARERDPFKILVSCILSLRTQDKTTGVASERLFALASKPEAMASLSLNKIRNAIYPVGFYNVKAKTIKALSGTIMRDYDGRVPDSIDELLKLKGVGRKTANLVITLGFNKDGICVDTHVHRITNRWGYVKTRSPKETEFALRGKLPRRYWKEINGLLVAFGQQICKPLSPFCTRCDIEGFCAKAGVTRSR, from the coding sequence ATGAGTGATTTTGCCATCCAGAGGGTCTGGCCTCTCCTCAAGAAACAGGTGAGCGATCTCAGCGTGCCCTGGCTCGATGTTGTTGCGGCACGCGAGAGGGACCCTTTCAAGATACTCGTCTCCTGTATCCTCAGCCTGAGGACTCAGGACAAAACTACCGGGGTAGCCTCCGAGAGACTCTTCGCCCTCGCGTCGAAACCTGAAGCTATGGCCTCACTGAGTCTGAACAAGATTAGGAACGCCATCTATCCGGTAGGGTTCTATAATGTCAAGGCGAAGACGATAAAGGCCCTGAGCGGGACAATAATGCGTGACTACGACGGAAGAGTCCCGGACAGCATCGACGAACTCCTAAAGTTAAAAGGCGTCGGCAGGAAGACGGCAAACCTCGTAATCACTCTCGGTTTCAACAAGGACGGAATCTGCGTCGATACCCATGTCCATAGAATCACGAACAGATGGGGATACGTGAAGACGAGATCACCGAAAGAAACCGAATTCGCGCTTCGGGGAAAACTCCCGAGAAGATACTGGAAAGAGATAAACGGGCTCCTCGTAGCATTCGGTCAGCAGATCTGCAAGCCCCTTTCCCCCTTTTGCACGAGATGCGACATCGAGGGCTTTTGTGCAAAGGCCGGCGTCACCAGAAGCCGATAA
- the rpsT gene encoding 30S ribosomal protein S20, translating into MAGKSAPKKNLSALKRDRQAEKNRLRNKAVKTAIKTITKKVETAVANKNREELQKIFAEATKTITKAASKGVIHRNTASRKVSRLAKLANTVFKSEVA; encoded by the coding sequence TTGGCCGGAAAATCAGCACCAAAAAAGAATCTCTCCGCACTGAAGAGAGACCGTCAGGCGGAAAAGAACAGGCTCCGTAATAAGGCCGTGAAGACGGCGATAAAGACGATCACAAAGAAGGTGGAGACCGCTGTTGCGAACAAGAACAGGGAAGAGCTCCAAAAGATATTTGCGGAAGCGACGAAGACCATCACGAAAGCTGCCTCAAAAGGCGTAATACACAGGAACACCGCTTCGAGAAAGGTATCCCGCCTCGCGAAGCTTGCCAACACCGTTTTCAAATCCGAAGTAGCCTGA
- a CDS encoding ferredoxin translates to MKVIVDIDLCIGCGRCEEICPAVFHLNEEIGKSEVIDEEACEYVGCCEAAEENCPVDAITIEE, encoded by the coding sequence ATGAAGGTTATCGTCGACATCGATCTCTGCATCGGATGCGGAAGATGCGAAGAGATATGCCCGGCGGTCTTTCACCTCAATGAAGAGATCGGCAAATCAGAGGTGATAGACGAGGAGGCCTGCGAGTATGTCGGCTGCTGCGAGGCGGCAGAGGAAAATTGCCCTGTTGACGCGATCACCATCGAAGAGTAG